A single genomic interval of Lathyrus oleraceus cultivar Zhongwan6 chromosome 7, CAAS_Psat_ZW6_1.0, whole genome shotgun sequence harbors:
- the LOC127104353 gene encoding mitochondrial outer membrane protein porin 2-like → MFSKGPGIFSDIGILSRDILTKDYNSDQRFTISSSTNSGIDLHSTLLKSRGLSSGDVAAQINHKKNTLLFKVDTESSVLTTFTLTDFVSSAKAVASIRLPDYKSGKIEVQYLHDHAGFTTSVVLNCNPAIDFSATIGTPGIAFGAETSHSTSVGKLTKYNVGLCLKMPSSHTSTQFSGRFKDGVDCSVKDASQGFAR, encoded by the coding sequence atgTTTTCCAAAGGCCCCGGTATCTTCTCCGACATCGGAATATTATCCAGAGATATCCTTACCAAAGATTACAACTCCGATCAACGGTTCACAATATCCTCCTCCACCAACTCCGGCATCGATTTGCATTCAACGTTATTGAAGAGTAGAGGACTTTCCTCCGGTGATGTTGCTGCTCAAATTAACCACAAAAAGAATACTCTTCTTTTCAAAGTTGATACCGAATCAAGTGTGTTGACAACATTTACTCTCACAGATTTTGTGTCTTCTGCGAAAGCCGTTGCTTCTATTCGATTACCTGATTACAAATCCGGAAAGATTGAGGTTCAATATCTTCATGATCATGCTGGTTTTACTACTTCTGTTGTTTTAAATTGCAACCCTGCTATTGATTTTTCTGCGACAATTGGTACTCCTGGGATTGCATTTGGCGCGGAAACTAGCCACTCCACAAGTGTTGGGAAGCTTACAAAGTATAATGTTGGATTGTGTTTGAAGATGCCGAGTTCGCATACTTCCACCCAATTTTCCGGAAGATTCAAAGACGGTGTTGATTGCTCAGTTAAGGATGCTTCGCAAGGTTTTGCCCGTTGA